A genomic region of Equus caballus isolate H_3958 breed thoroughbred chromosome 1, TB-T2T, whole genome shotgun sequence contains the following coding sequences:
- the RNASE12 gene encoding probable inactive ribonuclease-like protein 12 precursor, with protein MILMVIIFLLLLFWENELDDEGVVSTLEHLHVDYPQSDIPVRYCNSMILQRSIKGPDNACRKEHVFIHERPRNINRICSSPNKMACQNNSTILCFQSKTKFKMTVCKLIEGTRYPACRYRVSPTEGFILVTCDDMGPVNLQRYVE; from the coding sequence ATGATACTAATGGTGATAATTTTCCTGCTGCTTCTGTTCTGGGAAAATGAGCTGGACGACGAAGGAGTGGTGTCAACCTTAGAGCACTTGCATGTGGACTACCCTCAGAGTGACATTCCTGTAAGGTACTGTAACTCCATGATCTTACAAAGAAGCATCAAGGGACCTGACAACGCCTGCAGAAAGGAGCACGTCTTCATCCATGAGAGGCCTCGAAATATCAATAGGATTTGCTCTTCTCCCAATAAGATGGCTTGCCAAAACAATTCCACCATTTTATGCTTCCAGAGCAAGACAAAGTTTAAAATGACAGTCTGTAAGCTCATTGAAGGCACCAGATATCCTGCCTGCAGGTACCGCGTTTCCCCCACAGAGGGGTTTATTCTTGTCACTTGTGATGACATGGGGCCAGTTAATCTCCAGAGATATGTTGAATAA